CTGTCCCTGCTGGTTGGTGTGAAGATCCACCAACTGCTTCAAAATAGAGCCCTCTATCATGATTTCCCGTTGCTCATCGCTGTGCTATGTCCCTGTTCCCTGATCACTAGTGTTGACGGTAATCGCCCCTACTCAGGATGATATCGTAGCCAGTTGTCGCTGGTGGGGCTGTCCCATGGGAGCGCTCAGGGCAGATTCCAGGGGGGCACGCCCTAGCCGCTCCTCCAAGATATCCATCACTTCGCGACCAAAGTCGCTGGGGTTGCGCCGCCAGGCTGCCAGGCAGACTTCTCCGAAAAAGGACCCCAGAGGTTCGGGGTTCCACAGCAGCTTACGAGCAGTCCAAGGCATGACACTCATGGGATTGTAGCCTGGCTGCAGAATGTCGTGCTCGAAGGCATAGGCTTCTAGGTGGGTATGCGGTTGTAGGCCGATGAAGAAAATGGCGGGTTCAACCTTGTCGCGTCCAAAGACCTCTTCTAAAGCCCGGTGGTAAGCAATGGTTTGACGAATGGTCTCAGGCCGTTCGTCGATCACATTGAAGGAGTAGTTGACTGACACCAGATCATTAAATCCAGCAGCCTTCAAGTCTTTACAGTTTTGGAGTACGGTGCGTAAGTTATAGCCCATGCGCATTTTCCGCACTAATTCCTGGGAACCACTGGTGATACCAATTTCGAAGTAATTCATGCCAGTGGCTACCATTAACTCGCACAATTCTGGCGTTAGGTTATCGGCTCGGATGTAGGCCGCCCAATGGATATCTTCCATGCCGGCAGCCAGAATTTTCTGCAAGAGTTCGATGGCATCGTTCATGTAGCGCCGGGCTGGAATGAATTGGGCATCGGTAAACCAGAAGTTACGAATACCCCGCCTATATAACTGTTGCATCTCTGCGACGACTTCGTCGGCAGGATTTATGCGCACCCGCTTGCCTTCGATGACGGTATAGACGCAATAGCAGCAGTTGTGGGGACAGCCTCGCTTGGTCTGGACACCGATATAGAAGTCTTGGTCCTGGAAGTAATACTCGAATTCTGGCCAGATGGCTTGGATATAGTCGTAGTCGCAGGCGGTTTTTTCGATGTCGGTGGGCTTTTCGTGGATCATGCGATCGCGAGGCTGAGTTTCCCCCAC
This portion of the Halomicronema hongdechloris C2206 genome encodes:
- a CDS encoding photosystem II high light acclimation radical SAM protein, with translation MQSETLSAPTQIATLERILYVRLPCNPIFPIGVVYLADHVHKLFPQTEQHIVDLGTVPPLDYGRALDAAVDAFRPSLLVYSWRDIQIYAPVGGRGGNPLQHAFEVFYARNPLVKLKGALGGLRVTTAYYTELWRNLRLIKRGLRRSRRHHPNPRVLVGGGAVSVFYEQLGHSLPAGTIVSVGEGEALLEKLLRGQSFQDERCYVVGETQPRDRMIHEKPTDIEKTACDYDYIQAIWPEFEYYFQDQDFYIGVQTKRGCPHNCCYCVYTVIEGKRVRINPADEVVAEMQQLYRRGIRNFWFTDAQFIPARRYMNDAIELLQKILAAGMEDIHWAAYIRADNLTPELCELMVATGMNYFEIGITSGSQELVRKMRMGYNLRTVLQNCKDLKAAGFNDLVSVNYSFNVIDERPETIRQTIAYHRALEEVFGRDKVEPAIFFIGLQPHTHLEAYAFEHDILQPGYNPMSVMPWTARKLLWNPEPLGSFFGEVCLAAWRRNPSDFGREVMDILEERLGRAPLESALSAPMGQPHQRQLATISS